The following coding sequences lie in one Candidatus Bathyarchaeia archaeon genomic window:
- the acsC gene encoding acetyl-CoA decarbonylase/synthase complex subunit gamma, translated as MSPTEIYKHLPRTNCKECGEDSCMAFATKLANWEASLDKCPPLQKPEYRNRLGTLNEMLKPPVREVSLKSKTRTVKIGGKLVMYRHELTYFNPTAIAIDVHDEMDDQILTSRVNATQGFSYEYIGQRLKLDLIAVRSTSNDPKTFELTVKKIVAQTELPLILCSENPDVLEAGIVATGGGKPLLYAASKQNWKQMAELALMYDCPLTVTSPFDLEGLKSLVKTLKESGVRELVLDPGVSWKTLPDTVNNFTMIRRAACKFDDELMGLPILGVPAQVWVEEDVKPEVLAWREVCLSSMLITRYADALIMHTTEGWALLPLVVLRQNMYTDPRKPVAVEPGLKVFGQPNEASPVLFTTNFALTYYTVASDIESGKVDCYLVVVDTEGLSVESAVAGRKLTADKVADSLKETDVEKKVKHKTLIIPGRAARISGELEELSGWSVLVGPMDSSGIPKFVQEKWANRA; from the coding sequence ATCAGCCCAACCGAGATCTACAAGCATCTACCGCGCACGAATTGTAAGGAATGCGGCGAAGACAGCTGTATGGCATTCGCCACAAAGCTCGCCAACTGGGAGGCAAGCTTGGATAAATGTCCTCCCCTTCAGAAACCTGAATATAGGAATCGCCTTGGAACCCTTAACGAGATGCTGAAACCCCCTGTGCGAGAGGTTTCCTTAAAGTCGAAGACAAGAACCGTGAAAATTGGGGGGAAACTGGTCATGTACAGGCATGAGCTCACCTACTTCAACCCCACAGCCATCGCCATAGATGTTCACGACGAGATGGATGATCAAATCCTCACCAGCCGGGTGAACGCGACCCAGGGGTTCAGCTACGAGTACATCGGGCAGAGGTTAAAGCTGGATTTAATCGCCGTCCGCTCCACTTCCAACGACCCTAAAACCTTCGAGTTGACCGTTAAAAAGATAGTCGCCCAAACAGAGCTACCGCTGATCTTATGCAGCGAAAACCCAGACGTCTTAGAGGCGGGCATCGTCGCGACGGGCGGTGGAAAACCCCTCTTATACGCGGCGTCGAAACAGAACTGGAAGCAGATGGCGGAATTGGCGTTGATGTACGATTGCCCTTTAACGGTGACGTCTCCATTCGACTTGGAAGGCTTGAAAAGCCTCGTGAAGACGTTAAAGGAGTCAGGTGTTAGAGAACTGGTCCTTGACCCAGGGGTGTCTTGGAAAACGCTTCCAGATACTGTCAACAACTTTACCATGATTAGGAGAGCGGCATGCAAGTTTGATGACGAGTTAATGGGCCTGCCCATTCTAGGCGTACCAGCTCAAGTGTGGGTGGAGGAAGATGTGAAACCTGAGGTCTTGGCTTGGAGGGAGGTATGTCTCTCCTCGATGCTCATCACCAGATACGCTGACGCGTTGATCATGCACACCACGGAGGGCTGGGCCCTCCTACCCCTCGTCGTTTTAAGGCAAAACATGTACACGGATCCTAGAAAGCCCGTGGCAGTGGAGCCTGGTTTAAAGGTGTTCGGACAACCGAATGAGGCCTCACCGGTGTTGTTCACCACGAACTTCGCGTTAACCTACTATACAGTGGCCTCGGACATAGAGTCCGGTAAAGTAGACTGCTACCTTGTGGTGGTCGATACTGAAGGCCTATCAGTGGAGAGCGCCGTGGCGGGGAGGAAGCTGACCGCTGACAAGGTGGCGGACTCCCTGAAGGAAACTGACGTGGAGAAGAAAGTAAAACACAAGACGTTGATAATACCCGGTCGAGCCGCTCGGATAAGCGGTGAGCTTGAAGAGCTCTCAGGATGGTCTGTGCTGGTTGGTCCAATGGATTCCTCGGGAATCCCAAAGTTCGTCCAGGAAAAGTGGGCTAACCGAGCCTAG
- the acsC gene encoding acetyl-CoA decarbonylase/synthase complex subunit gamma, whose product MSGEKTSPITVYRLLPGRNCGECNVPTCMAFALKLMEDAAELDECPHLTGKNKDELLKLISPPVRKACFGRGRILCIGGEKSLHRHIHRFYHPTALGVEVEVENHHDETLSQIRRIGDFKLTVGWETYGVDFIYLKCSKLDERTLKLLRQVDEYAGKPLMISCASPIGDEALDTLAELKPVLCGAHGGVLEQYIEVSRGAECPIAVSSRSVSELYRLSEKASSKGCQVVLNPTPRNGLKSLVSTLIQIRIAAIEHGVSGFQHPILAFPAQHEGFSSSILDPVWMESLTGAACVLRYADAVVLSWMDWLAMAPLYALRQGYYSNPREPAKVTPGLYVVGKPGSHSPVVLTTNYALTYYLVFSDLQAGKASCYLLVVDSQGMSVENAVAGGMVDGESIAKLLKEVEGKVSERMVVLPRGFSKMKGEVEEGSGWRVLIGPEDSAELPTYLRKLGVTEA is encoded by the coding sequence ATGTCTGGGGAAAAAACTTCACCCATAACCGTGTACAGGCTCCTTCCAGGTCGAAACTGCGGTGAGTGCAACGTACCCACATGCATGGCGTTCGCCTTAAAGCTCATGGAAGACGCCGCAGAGTTGGATGAATGCCCACACCTCACCGGGAAGAATAAGGATGAACTACTCAAACTCATCTCACCGCCGGTGAGAAAAGCATGTTTCGGAAGGGGGAGGATCCTATGCATAGGAGGTGAGAAATCGCTTCACAGACATATTCACAGGTTTTACCATCCCACCGCCCTAGGCGTAGAGGTGGAAGTTGAAAACCACCATGACGAAACGCTCTCGCAGATCCGGAGGATAGGGGATTTTAAGCTTACGGTGGGCTGGGAAACCTATGGAGTAGACTTCATATACTTAAAGTGTTCGAAACTAGATGAACGAACCCTCAAACTGCTTCGACAAGTCGACGAATACGCGGGTAAACCCCTGATGATTTCCTGCGCCTCCCCTATAGGAGACGAGGCTTTAGATACGTTGGCTGAGTTGAAGCCTGTGCTTTGCGGCGCTCACGGAGGCGTTTTGGAGCAGTATATTGAGGTTTCCCGTGGAGCAGAATGTCCCATAGCCGTTTCCTCACGGAGCGTTAGTGAGTTGTATCGTCTTTCTGAGAAGGCTTCATCCAAGGGATGCCAGGTAGTTTTAAACCCGACGCCCAGAAACGGTTTAAAAAGTTTAGTTTCCACTTTGATTCAGATAAGGATCGCCGCCATAGAGCATGGGGTGTCGGGTTTTCAACATCCCATTCTAGCATTCCCAGCCCAGCACGAGGGCTTTTCAAGCAGCATCCTTGACCCGGTTTGGATGGAGTCTCTGACGGGCGCAGCTTGCGTTTTAAGGTACGCAGACGCTGTTGTGTTAAGCTGGATGGACTGGTTAGCGATGGCGCCCCTTTACGCGTTAAGGCAGGGATACTACTCTAACCCTCGGGAGCCCGCTAAGGTTACTCCTGGCCTATACGTGGTGGGAAAACCGGGTTCTCACTCACCTGTGGTGCTTACAACCAACTATGCTTTAACCTACTACTTAGTCTTCAGCGACCTTCAAGCGGGGAAGGCGAGCTGTTATCTGCTCGTAGTGGATTCCCAAGGCATGTCGGTGGAGAACGCTGTGGCCGGGGGGATGGTTGACGGCGAATCAATCGCCAAATTGTTGAAGGAGGTTGAAGGCAAGGTTTCGGAGCGGATGGTCGTCTTGCCCCGAGGTTTTTCCAAGATGAAAGGAGAGGTGGAGGAGGGTTCTGGTTGGAGGGTTTTAATCGGCCCTGAAGACTCAGCTGAGCTTCCTACCTACCTGCGTAAACTAGGGGTTACCGAGGCATAG
- a CDS encoding AAA family ATPase, producing the protein MSNSKVISVSGKGGVGKTTVVALMLRNFLAQGGRSILVVDADPSTNLPDILGVPVEKTVGMVTDELKREIAKGSVSSTISKESVLEARVFEVLAETPEFDLLAMGRSEGEGCYCMVNHMLTKVVDALSKNYDLTLMDMEAGLEHLSRRTDRDVDIMLIVTDQSKMGLQTAKRIKDLAKEVHIEFKEMYLIGNRFEETLTPSFQRAAEAQGLTFLGAIPPDPDVLKFSVEGVSLLRLPLENPAVKKTGELMGKMGLLDAL; encoded by the coding sequence TTGTCTAATTCCAAGGTTATCTCGGTTTCAGGTAAAGGCGGGGTTGGAAAGACCACGGTGGTGGCCTTGATGCTTAGGAACTTCTTGGCTCAGGGTGGGCGATCCATTTTGGTAGTTGACGCTGATCCGTCAACAAACCTCCCCGACATTTTAGGCGTTCCTGTGGAGAAGACCGTTGGGATGGTGACGGATGAGTTGAAAAGGGAGATCGCTAAGGGCTCCGTTTCTTCTACGATTTCGAAGGAAAGTGTCTTGGAGGCTAGGGTTTTCGAAGTGTTGGCTGAAACCCCTGAGTTCGACTTATTGGCCATGGGGCGGTCTGAAGGTGAAGGATGCTATTGCATGGTTAACCACATGCTTACCAAAGTGGTTGACGCCCTCTCAAAGAATTATGATTTAACCCTAATGGACATGGAAGCTGGGTTGGAGCATTTAAGTCGAAGAACGGACAGGGATGTTGACATCATGTTGATCGTCACCGATCAGTCGAAGATGGGCCTCCAAACAGCGAAAAGGATCAAGGACCTGGCCAAGGAGGTTCACATAGAGTTTAAGGAGATGTACTTGATTGGAAACAGGTTTGAGGAAACCCTAACACCCTCCTTTCAGAGGGCCGCCGAAGCTCAGGGGCTCACCTTCCTCGGAGCTATACCGCCGGATCCCGATGTGTTAAAGTTTAGCGTGGAGGGAGTTTCGCTGCTAAGGCTGCCGCTCGAGAACCCCGCGGTAAAGAAGACAGGTGAATTGATGGGGAAAATGGGCCTACTGGACGCGTTGTAA
- a CDS encoding Lrp/AsnC ligand binding domain-containing protein, with protein MRAYILVDIQPGRESDILAHLATVEGIVYADVVHGAFDLVVVLEGDSEAIDKTIMRIRRLPYVKKTESMLSFHPTSWEELSYELSSGTMAKSRIERT; from the coding sequence ATGAGAGCGTATATTTTGGTGGACATTCAACCAGGCCGGGAGTCTGACATTCTCGCTCATCTAGCCACGGTGGAAGGCATAGTCTATGCGGATGTTGTACATGGGGCCTTCGACCTAGTCGTGGTGCTGGAGGGGGATTCTGAAGCCATCGACAAAACGATCATGAGGATCAGGAGGCTGCCCTATGTGAAGAAGACAGAGTCGATGCTAAGCTTCCACCCAACCTCTTGGGAGGAGCTGTCCTACGAGCTTTCATCCGGAACCATGGCTAAAAGCAGAATTGAAAGAACATAG
- the mch gene encoding methenyltetrahydromethanopterin cyclohydrolase, producing the protein MSSDEEEQISVNNSAMPFVEELIAKSERLAVDVTLGVGGSVIVDAGVKAKGSYEAGRLVTLACMGGLGEASISIRSFNGYTLPTITVETSHPVESLLASQFAGWRIKTEDYFAMGSGPARALSLDPKELYEEIGYRDQSEKAVLVLESSKLPTDQALKYIAEKCKVNLKNLYVVVAKTSSIVGSVQISGRIVETGLHRLKTLSLNPKSVVHGIGSAPIAPIHPDDFKAMGRTNDVITYAGEVFFTVNMEDDERLCELVKSAPSSSSKDYGKPFYEVFKAADYDFYKVDPGFFAPAFIAVNNLSSGATHSAGEVNWSVLRRSLQYTRFKPWT; encoded by the coding sequence TTGAGCTCTGATGAAGAGGAACAGATCAGCGTCAACAACTCCGCGATGCCTTTCGTCGAGGAGTTGATCGCTAAATCCGAGAGGCTGGCAGTCGATGTGACGCTCGGGGTAGGAGGATCGGTCATCGTGGACGCGGGAGTTAAGGCGAAGGGAAGCTATGAAGCCGGTAGGCTTGTAACCCTCGCGTGCATGGGGGGGTTAGGTGAAGCTTCAATATCAATCCGAAGCTTTAACGGCTACACCCTTCCAACCATCACCGTGGAAACCAGCCATCCCGTGGAGTCGCTGTTGGCGTCTCAGTTCGCGGGTTGGAGGATAAAAACGGAGGACTACTTCGCCATGGGGTCGGGCCCCGCGAGGGCCCTGTCCCTCGACCCTAAAGAGCTGTACGAGGAAATAGGTTACCGGGATCAATCGGAGAAAGCCGTCTTAGTGTTGGAGTCTTCGAAGCTGCCAACCGACCAAGCCTTAAAATACATTGCCGAGAAATGTAAGGTTAACCTTAAAAACCTATACGTTGTAGTCGCTAAAACCTCCAGCATCGTCGGCTCCGTGCAAATCTCAGGAAGAATCGTTGAAACAGGTCTTCACCGGTTAAAAACCCTAAGCCTAAACCCTAAGAGCGTTGTCCATGGGATAGGAAGCGCTCCCATAGCCCCTATACACCCTGACGACTTTAAGGCCATGGGGAGAACTAACGACGTTATCACCTACGCGGGGGAAGTTTTCTTCACAGTAAACATGGAAGATGATGAAAGGCTGTGCGAGTTGGTTAAGAGCGCCCCGTCATCAAGCTCAAAGGACTACGGTAAACCCTTCTACGAGGTCTTCAAGGCCGCGGACTATGATTTCTACAAGGTTGACCCGGGATTCTTCGCCCCAGCATTCATAGCTGTAAACAATTTGAGTAGTGGAGCAACCCACAGCGCCGGTGAAGTCAATTGGAGCGTGTTGAGACGGAGCCTCCAATACACGCGTTTTAAACCATGGACGTAA
- a CDS encoding formylmethanofuran dehydrogenase subunit C, with translation MEIVLNYRNTMNLPLDLSPLTPEALDGMSAEDVGKVKVYAGKRMFELSRFFKVEERSSGEDQPLKLTIMGDLRNARRIGFRMKTGEIRVEGNGGIYLGEGMKGGVITVEGDVDSWAGSGMRGGSIAINGSAGDFLGASYRGAGEGMSGGVIQVKGSVGCEGGGWMKGGLIHVKGSAGPFLGVHMQGGSILVEGDCASRMGAEMTGGRIAILGAVPNILPSFTLDSLRTHADLVTMKVEGAFYMFTGDNNEQGQGRIYVAKDKNPHFTWFEKYLGRWE, from the coding sequence ATGGAAATCGTATTAAACTATAGGAACACTATGAATCTCCCCTTAGACCTTTCACCATTGACTCCTGAGGCGCTCGACGGGATGAGCGCGGAAGATGTAGGGAAGGTGAAGGTGTACGCGGGTAAAAGAATGTTTGAGCTCTCTCGATTCTTCAAGGTGGAGGAGCGCTCAAGCGGCGAGGATCAACCCCTCAAACTCACCATTATGGGGGATTTAAGGAACGCGCGTAGAATCGGTTTTAGGATGAAGACTGGGGAGATTAGAGTGGAGGGAAATGGGGGCATATACTTAGGGGAGGGGATGAAGGGTGGGGTGATAACCGTTGAAGGAGATGTGGACTCATGGGCGGGATCAGGCATGCGAGGCGGATCCATAGCCATCAACGGCTCAGCCGGAGACTTCCTGGGAGCCTCATACAGGGGGGCTGGGGAAGGCATGTCGGGAGGCGTGATTCAAGTGAAAGGAAGCGTTGGATGCGAAGGAGGGGGATGGATGAAGGGAGGTTTAATCCACGTCAAAGGCTCAGCTGGGCCATTTCTAGGCGTCCACATGCAGGGCGGATCAATCCTGGTGGAAGGAGACTGCGCGAGCAGGATGGGGGCTGAGATGACTGGCGGAAGGATTGCCATACTTGGAGCGGTGCCAAACATCCTACCCAGCTTTACATTGGACAGCCTCAGAACCCACGCTGACTTGGTGACGATGAAAGTTGAGGGAGCCTTCTACATGTTCACAGGAGACAATAATGAGCAGGGTCAAGGCCGAATATATGTGGCGAAGGATAAAAACCCCCACTTCACATGGTTTGAGAAATATCTAGGTAGGTGGGAGTAG
- a CDS encoding formylmethanofuran dehydrogenase subunit A — MSGLVIRNGLVYDPLNRVEGERMDIYVKDGRIVEGPLKNAEEVDASHMVIMPGGVDVHSHIAGTKVNVGRLMRPEDHVKDVLPRSGLRRAGVGHSVPTTYITGYRYVEMGYTTVFEPATPPLKTRHTHEELDETPIIDKGCFPLMGNNWFIMDYIRENKYEECRDYVAWLLEAVKGYAVKIVNPGGVEAWAWGKYITYLDEPVPWFEITPREIIRWLCKINLELKNPHPIHVHTNNMAKPGNYETTIETMDSVKDMASTSNGQPIIHVTHVQFTGRSGTSWINVGSGAPEIAEYLNQNQHAEIDVGQIVFGDTTTMTADGSFQFLLHLLSGNKWANSDVEVETGAGVVPFRYRKGNYVNAIQWGIGLELALLVKDPWRVQMTTDHPNGGPFTEYPKVISWLMSRRARKRLLRKINSTARRRLHLEDVDREYSLNEVAVVTRAAQAKSLGLAWKGHLAPGADADIAVYNLDPKQVDPSRDYLKVRKAFRKATYTIKDGSIVCKDGEIVSSMLGRTYWVKPPLSKEARESLISNISGKFREYYTVGLDNYVIEDEYLANPHVVAPAR; from the coding sequence ATGAGCGGCCTCGTAATTAGGAACGGCTTAGTTTACGATCCCCTCAACCGCGTCGAAGGGGAGAGAATGGACATATACGTCAAGGATGGAAGGATCGTGGAAGGCCCGTTAAAGAACGCTGAGGAGGTTGACGCATCCCATATGGTGATCATGCCCGGGGGAGTCGACGTACACTCCCACATAGCGGGAACCAAGGTTAACGTTGGAAGGCTGATGAGGCCGGAGGATCATGTGAAAGACGTATTGCCTAGAAGCGGACTACGCAGAGCTGGAGTCGGCCACTCGGTGCCCACCACCTACATCACCGGGTACAGGTACGTTGAAATGGGATACACCACCGTCTTCGAGCCCGCCACACCCCCACTAAAGACAAGACACACCCATGAAGAGCTCGACGAAACCCCAATCATCGACAAGGGCTGCTTCCCCTTAATGGGGAACAACTGGTTTATAATGGATTACATCAGGGAAAACAAGTACGAGGAATGCCGAGATTACGTAGCCTGGCTCTTAGAGGCTGTTAAGGGATACGCTGTTAAGATCGTGAACCCAGGAGGCGTTGAAGCCTGGGCCTGGGGAAAATACATCACATACTTGGATGAGCCGGTGCCATGGTTCGAGATTACACCCAGAGAGATCATCCGATGGCTGTGTAAGATAAATTTGGAGTTGAAAAACCCCCACCCCATACACGTACATACGAACAACATGGCTAAGCCTGGAAACTATGAGACAACCATCGAAACCATGGACTCCGTCAAAGACATGGCTTCAACCTCAAACGGCCAACCCATCATCCACGTCACGCATGTTCAATTCACCGGTCGGAGCGGCACTTCCTGGATCAACGTCGGCTCCGGCGCCCCTGAGATCGCCGAGTACCTTAACCAAAACCAGCACGCGGAGATAGATGTTGGGCAAATCGTTTTCGGAGACACTACCACCATGACCGCTGACGGCTCCTTCCAATTCCTCCTCCACCTCCTCTCAGGGAACAAGTGGGCGAACAGCGATGTTGAGGTGGAAACGGGAGCGGGCGTCGTACCCTTCCGGTACCGGAAAGGAAACTATGTAAACGCCATCCAATGGGGCATTGGCCTAGAGTTAGCCCTCCTAGTGAAGGACCCATGGCGCGTGCAAATGACTACGGACCACCCCAACGGCGGCCCCTTCACCGAGTATCCTAAAGTCATATCTTGGCTCATGAGCAGGAGAGCTCGAAAGAGGCTGCTGCGTAAAATTAACAGTACGGCTAGGAGGAGACTTCACCTCGAAGACGTAGATCGAGAGTACAGCTTAAATGAAGTAGCCGTGGTCACGAGGGCCGCTCAGGCTAAAAGCCTTGGGCTTGCGTGGAAGGGCCACCTGGCCCCTGGCGCCGACGCGGACATCGCCGTCTATAATTTGGATCCTAAACAGGTTGACCCGTCCCGAGATTATTTGAAAGTAAGGAAGGCGTTTAGGAAGGCCACCTACACCATCAAAGACGGCTCGATCGTGTGCAAGGACGGGGAAATTGTCAGTTCAATGCTGGGAAGAACATACTGGGTTAAGCCACCGCTATCAAAAGAGGCCCGGGAAAGCCTCATTTCCAACATCTCCGGAAAATTCAGGGAATATTACACCGTGGGATTGGATAACTACGTAATTGAGGATGAGTATTTAGCTAACCCTCATGTAGTCGCGCCGGCGAGGTGA
- a CDS encoding formylmethanofuran dehydrogenase subunit B — MIEVLIRGAVCTVCGCCCDDLNVEVTDGRVERVENACSLALSKFKHYSSERILKPLMRVGNGFKETSYKEAIQESARLLVNSNYPVLWGWCLTSCEAVELGLELAELVGGVIDNNSSVCHGPGLIGVQDIGISGCSLGEVKNRADLILYWGSNPVNAHPRHMARYTALAKGRFVASRRERKLIVVDVRRTETAKLADEFYQIEPNSDYELLTALRCAVNGEEIELSTVSGLPVERVEELADALISCRFGVLFYGLGLTMTYGKSRNLDAALSLVRDLNRKTKFLIMPMRGHFNVTGSNEVFTWVTGYPFGVDLSKGYPEYNPGITTISDVLRRGECDAALIVASDPIAHLPSTLAETLKKIPLITIDPHRTPTTEASQIVIPSAIIGLESTGTVYRMDGVPLECKRILDPPPGVKTDVEIMSDLLSRVKELLT, encoded by the coding sequence ATGATAGAGGTGTTGATCAGAGGCGCAGTGTGTACTGTCTGCGGTTGTTGCTGCGACGACCTAAACGTGGAGGTCACAGATGGTAGGGTTGAGAGAGTTGAAAACGCATGCAGCCTCGCTCTAAGCAAATTTAAACATTACAGCTCCGAAAGGATTCTTAAACCCCTCATGAGAGTGGGGAACGGGTTCAAGGAAACCTCCTACAAGGAGGCTATACAGGAATCCGCGCGCCTGTTGGTGAACTCCAACTACCCAGTTCTATGGGGTTGGTGTTTAACCTCCTGCGAGGCCGTTGAACTCGGGTTAGAGCTCGCCGAGCTGGTAGGCGGGGTGATCGATAATAACTCCTCTGTCTGCCATGGACCGGGACTTATCGGAGTTCAAGATATCGGGATCTCAGGGTGTAGCTTAGGCGAGGTTAAGAATAGGGCGGACCTGATCCTTTACTGGGGATCCAACCCGGTCAACGCCCATCCAAGACATATGGCCAGGTACACCGCCCTAGCCAAGGGCAGGTTCGTAGCTTCAAGAAGGGAGAGGAAGCTCATCGTCGTGGATGTCAGAAGGACGGAGACAGCTAAGTTGGCTGACGAGTTTTATCAAATCGAACCAAACTCGGACTACGAGCTACTGACCGCCCTCAGATGCGCCGTGAACGGTGAGGAAATAGAGTTAAGCACCGTATCCGGATTGCCCGTGGAAAGGGTTGAAGAGTTGGCTGACGCGCTGATAAGCTGTAGGTTCGGCGTCTTATTCTACGGGTTAGGGTTAACCATGACGTATGGGAAGAGCAGAAACCTAGACGCAGCCCTCTCCCTGGTAAGGGACCTAAACCGTAAAACCAAGTTTCTCATCATGCCCATGAGAGGCCACTTCAACGTCACGGGCTCAAACGAAGTCTTCACCTGGGTCACAGGATATCCGTTCGGAGTAGACCTCAGCAAAGGCTACCCGGAGTACAACCCAGGGATCACAACGATCTCCGACGTGTTAAGAAGAGGGGAATGCGACGCAGCCCTCATCGTCGCTTCAGATCCAATAGCCCACCTCCCTTCAACCCTTGCTGAAACGTTGAAGAAAATCCCCCTAATCACCATCGACCCCCATCGAACACCCACCACCGAGGCCTCACAGATCGTGATACCCTCAGCCATCATTGGCCTAGAGTCGACTGGAACGGTTTATCGAATGGACGGAGTCCCCCTCGAATGTAAGAGAATCCTAGACCCGCCGCCCGGGGTTAAAACGGACGTTGAAATCATGTCCGACCTTCTATCCAGGGTGAAAGAGCTTTTAACGTGA